The sequence CTCGGTAATCGATGAAAAGGTGAAGATCGGCTATGTGATGGCCAATTTCGAAACCATGCTCGGGGCGATGCCGCTGACCATCAATGCCGGGCTGCGCTACGAAAACACCGATTACACCTCATCCGGCGCATCCAGGACTATCTTGAGCGCCAAGCCGCGCCTGGATGCCAATGGCAATCCCACCGGCCAGAACGACATCGTCGTATCGGGGGTGGTGCCCATCAGCTTCCGCGGCAAATATGACGACTGGCTGCCGTCGCTGAACATCAAGCTGGAGGCGGCCGATGATCTGATCCTGCGCCTGTCCGCATCGAAGGTGATGACGCGTCCGACCCTGACCGACCTGTCGCCGCGCCAGTCGATCCAGACCAATCCGGGCAATGAGACGATCAGTCGCGGCAACCCGGACTTGCAGCCGTTCCGCGCCAAGCAGATCGAGGCTGGCGTCGAATGGTATTTCGCCGATTCCTCCCTCTTGTCCTTCGCCGCCTTCTACAAAAAGATCGATTCCTTCGTGGCCCTTTTCACCACCCCGCAAAAGGTCGATCAGGTGACCTTCCAGGTGACGGTGCCGGGCAACGGCAAGGGCGCGACGGTCAAGGGTTTCGAGGTCGGCTATCGCCAGGCCTTCACCAGCCTGCCCGCGCCGTTCGACGGCCTGGGCGTGCAGACCAGCTTCAACTATACCCAGTCCAACGCCAACTATACCAATGCCGTCGCCAACGTTTCCTATGGCCTGGAAGGCTTGTCCAAATATAGTTACAGCCTCGTCGGCTTCTACGAGAAATATGGCGTGCAGGCGCGCGTTGCCTACACTTGGCGCGACAAGTTCCTGCAGGTGGCAGTGGGCCGCAACGGCGAACCGGAATATTTCGACGCCTATGGCCAGCTCGATGCCGGCCTGTCCTATGAAGTGACGCCGAACTTCACCGTCTTCGCCGACGCGCTCAACCTCAACGACGCCAAGGAGTTCATCTACTCCGTCAGCGCGGACCGGACGAAGGAATATCGCAAGACCGGCCGTCGCCTGTCCGCCGGCGTCCGCGTCCGCTTCTGACCCTGGAGGGCGGGGCCAGACCCCGCCCTCCGCCGCATCGAGGACGATCATCGATGAAACTCGGTTCGGTCGCGATCCTTTGCGCCCTGATGCTGACCGCCCTGCCATCAGCCGCGCCGCTGGCGGAAAACAACCTCCCCCGCTCGCGCGTCATCGTGCTGACCGATGTCGGGTCGGACCCCGACGATATGGAGTCGATGGTCCGCTTCCTGCTGTACGCCAATGATTTCGACATCGAAGCGCTGGTGCCATCCACGTCGCGGCACCTGAAGGATAGCGTCCATCCCGAGCAAATCCTGCGTCGCATCGACGCCTATGCGCAGGTGCTGCCCAATCTCAAGGTTCATGCCGATGGCTGGCCGAGCGCCGACGCGCTGCGCGCCGCGGTCAAGCCCGGACGCCCGGAATATGGCATGGCGGGGGTCGGCGCGGGCAAGGATACGGCCGGGTCCGCAGCGATCATCGCCGCGGTCGACAAGCCCGATCCCCGCCCCGTCTGGATCACGGTCTGGGGCGGCGCGGTTGATCTGGCGCAGGCGCTATGGAAGGTCCGCGAAACCCGCACGCCCGAAGAGGTGGGGAAGTTCGTGGCGAAACTGCGCGTCTATTCCATTTCCGATCAGGACAATGCCGGCCCCTGGGTCAGGCGCATGTTTCCCGACCTGTTCTGGATCGTGAGCCTGACCGCGCACCGCCATTATAACCTGTCCACCTGGGGCGGCATATCGGGCGATCGCATGTATTATTTCGACGGGCCGGACTTCACCACCGTGTCCAAGGAATGGCTGCGCGAAAATGTGCAGATCGGGCCACTGGGGTCGCTCTATCCCGATTATCAGTTCATCATGGAAGGCGACACGCCCAGTTTCCTGTACCTGATCCCGAACGGCCTGGGCCACCCGGACCATCCCGATTATGGCAGTTGGGGCGGCCGCTATGGCAAGGTTTCAGAGTGGGACGGCGTCTGGACCGACACCAGCGATCTCGTGATCGGCGCGGACGGCCGCACCCATCAGACCAACAAAGCGACCATCTGGCGCTGGCGCGACGCCTTCCAGCATAATTTCGCCGCGCGCATCCAATGGTCGCTTCAGGCGAACTACAAGGGCGCCAATCATGTCCCGCAACTGGTCCTCAACGGGATCGCCGGCAATGCGCCGGTCGAGATGGCGGCCAAGGCCGGCGACGTCGTGCATCTGTCCGCCGCCGGATCGCGCGATCCCGATGGCGATCGGGTCGATTATAGCTGGTGGCAATATCGCGAAGCCGAGGCGGTCAATC is a genomic window of Sphingomonas bisphenolicum containing:
- a CDS encoding DUF1593 domain-containing protein — protein: MKLGSVAILCALMLTALPSAAPLAENNLPRSRVIVLTDVGSDPDDMESMVRFLLYANDFDIEALVPSTSRHLKDSVHPEQILRRIDAYAQVLPNLKVHADGWPSADALRAAVKPGRPEYGMAGVGAGKDTAGSAAIIAAVDKPDPRPVWITVWGGAVDLAQALWKVRETRTPEEVGKFVAKLRVYSISDQDNAGPWVRRMFPDLFWIVSLTAHRHYNLSTWGGISGDRMYYFDGPDFTTVSKEWLRENVQIGPLGSLYPDYQFIMEGDTPSFLYLIPNGLGHPDHPDYGSWGGRYGKVSEWDGVWTDTSDLVIGADGRTHQTNKATIWRWRDAFQHNFAARIQWSLQANYKGANHVPQLVLNGIAGNAPVEMAAKAGDVVHLSAAGSRDPDGDRVDYSWWQYREAEAVNRNTRIELQRGDPLDTRFVAPQVEEKTRFHVILEARDLGKPALTSYRRAIITVTP